The Bdellovibrio sp. NC01 genome includes the window CCCTGCTTTGATTCCGGATGCTTACATCAAAGATATTCGTATTCGTTTAGGTTACTACAAAGCCTTGGCAGAGATCAGCTCGCAAGACGATCTAGATCGGATTGAAGAAGAACTGCGCGATCAGTTCGGTCCAATCCCAGATCAAACAGTGAACTTGATGGGTCTGATGCTGATCCGTCGTCAATGTAAAGAGCTTGGCGTGCGTGACGTCAGCGCCGGAGTCAAATCCGTGTCATTGATCTTCACAGAAAAAACAAAACTAAAACCAGAAGTGGTGATCCAACTCGCAGTCAGAGAATCCAAAAAATACTCTCTAACTCCAGACAACCGCCTGAACATCAAACTCAGCACAATAAGCTGGTCAGCAGTCTACGAAGAACTAGAACAACTCCTAAGACTCATCTAGGGGTGCCTGCCATTCTTTCCGCAAAAGTGCCTGGCACTTTTTTGGGCCCATGGTGCGTTATTCCGTTTCACGGATTTGCGGTGGATTAGAATTCGAATTTGATGCCGGCGCCGAATAAGAAATCGGTTTCGGTATTTACGTCGGCTTCGTCACCGGTCTTTGCGTATTGAGTGGCGTAGACGTCGATGTATGTGTTTTGTAAACCGTAATTGAACGTCGCTTGTTTTGCGGTTTCGTAGTCGATCCAATCAAGCTGCAATAACAAACCAACCGTGTAGTTATAGCCGATGCCTGTTGTCTCGCTTTTTGAATCTGTGCCGTTGGAATCTTTTGTGGCCATTTGCCAAGCGTTGATACCGATGTAGGGCGCCACATAAGGCTCTGGCAAAATCGCATCAGCAATAAATTTTAAGCCCGCACCGTATTTCGTAACATCTAACGAGTGATCCGCATTTCCTTTAATCGAGCCACTTCCGAAATCAGCACCCAACGCGAATGAACCTAAAGAGAAATTATATTTATAGTCCAAGCTCAGATGAATAAATGGAATGGCATCAGAGCCATATGAATCTGAATAAGTCGCTCCATCAATCGCTGAAAAAAAGTTTTTTAAAACCAAACCCTCGTAGTCTACGCCAAACATGAATCCATGAGTCCCGCGGCGTTCACGATAAGGAGCCAGAACATCTTGTGCAATTCTGACCTCGACAAGAGACTGGTCTTCATTTGTTGCGGCGATAGAGAAAGATCCACATACGAATGTGATAAGCAATGTGAAGAGAATGTTCAGACTTTGGTGCAATTTCATTTTAGTTGCTCAAATCTTGCCTGTTTTGCTTTACGCCCGATGATAATCTAAATTTTATATGAACAAGTATATCAGGGAAATTTCTCGGATTTTTAGCATTAGTACACTGATTTGTATTTTTCCCGCCCTTGTTCTAGCCCAAGCTAAATCGCTCGATCAAATCATCGACGGTAAAATCCAAAAAATGACCTTGGAAGAAAAAGTCGGCCAGCTCTTCATCGTCGGTTTTCCACAAACGAAGATGGAGCCCGAACTTTCCGATTTCATCACGAAATACAAACCTGGTTCATTCCTTTTATTCAAACGCAACGTTCAAAACCTAGCGCAAATTAAAGCGTTGAATGCTGAACTCTATCAAGCGGTTTACAAAAGCACGAAGCTTCCACCACTGATTGCAATCGATCAAGAAGGCGGAGCCGTTTCGCGTTTACCAATTCAGCCGGCGCAACCCAATGCTCTTGCTATTGGACAAACTCAGTCGCCACTTCTTGCGGAAGAGATGGGTTATCAAACTGGCTTATTCTTACGCGAAGTGGGTTTCAACATGAATCTTGCGCCGGTGCTAGATGTTGCTGATCCATTTTCATTAAGCTTTATTGGAGTAAGATCTTTCGGTTCAGATCCGACGCTAGTTAAAGACATCGGTGTCGCTTACTCAAAAGGCCTCATGCGTTCACGTGTGATCCCGACAGCAAAACACTTTCCCGGCACGGGTAATCTGCGCGCCGATCCGCACTCTACAATCGTGCGCAATACCGCTAGCATTTCTGAATTAAAGAAAAAAGATCTTGTCCCCTTCGAAGGATATTCTTCATTGGGTTCGAACATCGCAGTGATGCTTTCCCATTCTATTTATCCCGCATTAGATAAATCCAAAGAACCTGCAAGCTTTTCCCCGAAGATATCCACAGAGCTGTTGCGCGAAGATTTGAAATACAAAGGCCTTGTGGTCACTGATGATTTGCAGATGAAAGGTTCAAAGCAATTGCTTCGCCCCGAAATCGCGGCATTAAAAGCGATTAAAGCTGGTGCCGATATCGTGATGTTAACTTGGTCTTTCGCTGATCAAGAAAAAGCAATTCGCCTTGTTCGTCAGTCTGTACATACCGGAGAAGTTTCCGAAGCAGAGCTGAATGCAAAACTTCACCGCATTCTGACAGTGAAAGCTTTTGCGAATGTTTATAAAAAAGATCCTTCGCAGCCTCTAGTGGTAAATGCCGGAAGTTTAAGTTCAAAAAAATATGCAGAGCTTGATGAAGAAATCCTAAGTTCGAATATTAAGACAAGTCTTATTCCCAAGGTGTTACCAACAAAGTCCGCAGCCAAAGCGAAACCTCGCCTACCCGCTTCGGTTCAACGTGCGTGTGTGATGTCGCCATCACAAGATTTTCTGCAAAGTTTTAAGTCGGCAACAGCTTTAAAAGTCTTAAGCTATCGCATAGCCAACGATTCCGATTCAACAGAGATCATGCAATGGTCAGAAGGCCGCTGCCCAGTTATGGTCATGGCCATCACGGGTGCTAAAACGGCGAAGCTTCTACGCTCTTTGCCTAAGGATATAAAAGGCAAAATGATCGTGGTAAATCTATCATCACCAGGACTCATTCCGCGCGAAAGACCATATCGCAAAGTTATTCAATTGTATTTTAATCACAAGGACTCTGGAAAAAAGGTCGCTGAACACTTGAACGAGATTCTTAATAATCATTCCGCTCAAGTGGTTCGTTCGAACAACAACAATATCGCTACGTTTTAATCGATACAAAAATATCTATTTGATTTTACAAATTAAATACCGCCATCAAGATCAGTGCTGGCCACTTATTAAAGAGGTTGAATCGTAACGACACCATCGTGAGACTGAATTTTCATCAACTCCGAAAGTAAGACGCTCATGCGATCATAGGTGT containing:
- a CDS encoding glycoside hydrolase family 3 protein — protein: MNKYIREISRIFSISTLICIFPALVLAQAKSLDQIIDGKIQKMTLEEKVGQLFIVGFPQTKMEPELSDFITKYKPGSFLLFKRNVQNLAQIKALNAELYQAVYKSTKLPPLIAIDQEGGAVSRLPIQPAQPNALAIGQTQSPLLAEEMGYQTGLFLREVGFNMNLAPVLDVADPFSLSFIGVRSFGSDPTLVKDIGVAYSKGLMRSRVIPTAKHFPGTGNLRADPHSTIVRNTASISELKKKDLVPFEGYSSLGSNIAVMLSHSIYPALDKSKEPASFSPKISTELLREDLKYKGLVVTDDLQMKGSKQLLRPEIAALKAIKAGADIVMLTWSFADQEKAIRLVRQSVHTGEVSEAELNAKLHRILTVKAFANVYKKDPSQPLVVNAGSLSSKKYAELDEEILSSNIKTSLIPKVLPTKSAAKAKPRLPASVQRACVMSPSQDFLQSFKSATALKVLSYRIANDSDSTEIMQWSEGRCPVMVMAITGAKTAKLLRSLPKDIKGKMIVVNLSSPGLIPRERPYRKVIQLYFNHKDSGKKVAEHLNEILNNHSAQVVRSNNNNIATF